One segment of Sphingomonas morindae DNA contains the following:
- a CDS encoding LysR family transcriptional regulator, which produces MDLLALADFVLVARHGGFGRAARASGRPKATLSRRVAELEAALALRLFERGGRDLKCTEEGRALYSRAAALLTELDETVAAIASGGREVRGRLRISAPLLFAQAAMGRLAAEFVRRHPAVQLEVTSEDRPVDMIEEGYDLAIRVDPDPDDQLVGRAFLHDRLLVVASPALARPADGAPVPAILRHPEPGSWTLRDAAGAEHRLAIAPRLHLSSLAMIRDAALAGAGVARLPLSLVSQACAEGVLVSWGTVPGSEIALWALYPSRRLLSARVAAFLEHLRQSFPTGAPEELARFQAAHA; this is translated from the coding sequence ATGGATCTGCTCGCCCTTGCCGATTTTGTCCTGGTGGCGCGTCATGGCGGCTTCGGCCGCGCGGCGCGGGCGAGCGGCCGCCCCAAGGCCACGCTGTCGCGCCGCGTGGCCGAGCTGGAGGCGGCGCTGGCGCTGCGCCTGTTCGAGCGCGGCGGCCGCGATTTGAAATGCACCGAGGAGGGCCGCGCGCTCTATAGCCGCGCCGCGGCGTTGCTCACCGAGCTGGACGAGACGGTGGCGGCGATCGCGTCGGGCGGCCGCGAGGTCCGCGGGCGGCTGCGGATCAGCGCGCCGCTGCTCTTCGCCCAGGCGGCGATGGGGCGGCTCGCGGCCGAGTTCGTGCGCCGCCATCCGGCGGTGCAGCTGGAGGTGACCAGCGAGGACCGGCCCGTCGACATGATCGAGGAAGGCTATGATCTGGCGATCCGCGTCGATCCCGATCCCGATGACCAGCTGGTCGGCCGTGCCTTTCTCCATGATCGGCTGCTGGTGGTCGCCAGTCCCGCGCTGGCGCGACCGGCGGACGGCGCGCCCGTGCCCGCGATCCTGCGCCACCCCGAGCCCGGTTCCTGGACGCTGCGCGACGCCGCCGGCGCAGAGCACAGGCTCGCGATCGCGCCGCGCCTGCACCTCTCCTCGCTCGCCATGATCCGCGATGCCGCGCTGGCGGGCGCGGGCGTGGCGCGGCTGCCGCTTTCGCTGGTAAGCCAGGCCTGTGCCGAAGGCGTGCTGGTCAGCTGGGGCACGGTGCCGGGCTCGGAGATCGCGCTCTGGGCGCTCTATCCGTCGCGCCGCCTGCTGAGCGCGCGCGTGGCCGCCTTTCTCGAGCATCTCCGCCAGAGCTTCCCCACCGGCGCGCCCGAGGAGCTGGCCCGCTTCCAGGCCGCGCACGCCTGA
- a CDS encoding SDR family oxidoreductase produces the protein MTILVTGATGTIGRVVVEQLVARGASVRAYVRDPARAQLPAGVALAKGDMLDIDGFRAALSGVSTLFLLTAVAADEVTQSLTALNLAREAGIERIVYLSVIHGALYADVPHFAGKAVVERMIEATDMAATILQPAYFMNNDAAIRDVVTNYGVYPMPLGDKGIAMVDARDVGEVAALELLRRNRAPGPLPRLRIPLVGPDTLTGTEAAAVWSAALNREIAYGGEDGAGFEQTLRATMPAWMAFDMRMMAARFAAHGMIPEAGDRARLTAMLGRPLHDYRTFVAGLTAA, from the coding sequence ATGACCATCCTCGTCACCGGCGCCACCGGCACCATCGGCCGTGTCGTCGTTGAGCAGCTTGTCGCGCGCGGCGCATCGGTGCGCGCCTATGTCCGCGATCCCGCCCGCGCGCAGCTGCCCGCCGGCGTCGCGCTCGCCAAAGGGGATATGCTCGATATCGACGGCTTCCGCGCCGCGCTGTCGGGCGTGTCGACGCTGTTCCTGCTGACCGCCGTCGCCGCCGACGAAGTCACCCAGTCGCTCACCGCGCTCAACCTCGCCCGCGAGGCGGGGATCGAACGGATCGTCTATCTCTCGGTGATCCACGGCGCGCTCTATGCCGACGTGCCGCATTTCGCGGGCAAGGCGGTGGTGGAGCGCATGATCGAGGCGACCGACATGGCCGCCACCATCCTCCAGCCCGCCTATTTCATGAACAATGATGCCGCCATCCGCGATGTGGTGACGAACTATGGCGTCTACCCCATGCCGCTGGGCGACAAGGGCATCGCCATGGTGGATGCGCGCGATGTCGGCGAGGTGGCGGCGCTGGAGCTGCTGCGCCGCAACCGCGCACCCGGCCCGCTGCCGCGGCTGCGCATCCCGCTCGTTGGCCCGGACACGCTGACCGGCACCGAGGCGGCGGCGGTCTGGAGCGCGGCGCTCAACCGCGAGATCGCCTATGGCGGCGAGGATGGCGCCGGCTTCGAGCAGACGCTGCGCGCCACCATGCCGGCCTGGATGGCCTTCGACATGCGCATGATGGCGGCGCGCTTCGCCGCGCATGGCATGATCCCCGAAGCGGGGGATCGCGCGCGGCTCACCGCGATGCTGGGCCGCCCGCTGCACGATTATCGCACGTTCGTGGCCGGGCTGACCGCCGCCTGA
- a CDS encoding NAD(P)-dependent oxidoreductase, with product MSTNTQSRPRRLLVLGATGATGRLIVRAALARGLDVAALVRSAAAAAAALPGATLIPGDATDPAVLAEAVRGRDAVISALGTPASPFRRVTLLSDATRALVPAMRAAGVPRLIAITGIGAGDSRGHGGLLFDRLILPLLLRTVYADKNRQEAIVRASGLDWVLVRPTMLTNGAGGGAIDARDHLAGVQGGRIARADVARFVLDQLDEDRWLGRTPLLRGA from the coding sequence ATGTCCACAAACACACAAAGCCGCCCCCGCCGCCTTCTGGTGCTGGGGGCGACCGGCGCCACCGGGCGATTGATCGTGCGCGCGGCGCTGGCGCGCGGCCTGGATGTCGCGGCGCTGGTGCGCTCCGCGGCGGCGGCGGCCGCCGCGCTGCCGGGGGCGACGCTGATCCCAGGCGATGCCACCGACCCGGCGGTGCTGGCCGAGGCGGTGCGCGGCCGCGATGCGGTGATCAGCGCGCTCGGCACGCCGGCCAGCCCCTTCCGCCGCGTCACCCTCCTGTCCGACGCCACCCGCGCCCTGGTGCCGGCCATGCGCGCGGCGGGCGTGCCCCGGCTGATCGCCATCACAGGCATCGGCGCGGGCGACAGCCGGGGGCATGGCGGCCTGCTGTTCGACCGGCTGATCCTGCCGCTGCTGCTGCGCACCGTCTATGCCGACAAAAATCGGCAGGAGGCGATCGTGCGCGCCTCGGGGCTCGATTGGGTGCTGGTACGCCCGACCATGCTCACCAACGGCGCCGGCGGCGGCGCCATCGACGCGCGCGATCATCTCGCGGGCGTGCAGGGCGGCAGGATCGCGCGGGCCGATGTCGCGCGCTTCGTGCTGGACCAGCTGGACGAGGATCGCTGGCTCGGCCGCACGCCGCTGCTGCGCGGCGCCTAA
- a CDS encoding CsgG/HfaB family protein has protein sequence MRAVAAGAACLAVAALSGTAAAQKMGKGGTAIGAGMELPVCAAPVGTVALVEAKRQDNASGQLSPGLAALLNAARAQQGQSEATTDPLPLLKLILARSQCFRVVDRGEGFDALQRERALAAGGQTSQAAQGATIEAADYLLTAQIVYQDENAGSRGLALGGLGGAFGGLAALRQKKLESQTMLTLVAVKTGVQEAVATGSARKRDLSIIGGGLAGLGLGLLGGEASTDIGKVTSAALLDAYRRLVPQIPAVREGRVAVTTQVPEAER, from the coding sequence ATGAGAGCGGTCGCGGCGGGGGCGGCTTGTCTGGCCGTGGCGGCGCTGTCCGGCACGGCGGCGGCGCAGAAGATGGGCAAGGGCGGAACGGCGATCGGCGCGGGGATGGAGCTGCCCGTCTGCGCCGCACCGGTCGGCACGGTGGCGTTGGTGGAGGCCAAGCGGCAGGATAATGCCAGCGGCCAGCTCTCGCCCGGCCTCGCGGCGCTGTTGAACGCGGCGCGCGCGCAGCAGGGCCAATCCGAGGCCACAACCGATCCGCTGCCGCTGCTCAAGCTGATCCTCGCCCGGTCGCAATGCTTCCGCGTGGTCGATCGCGGCGAGGGCTTCGATGCGCTTCAGCGCGAGCGGGCGCTCGCCGCCGGCGGCCAGACCAGCCAGGCCGCCCAGGGCGCCACGATCGAGGCCGCCGACTATCTGCTCACCGCCCAGATCGTCTATCAGGATGAGAATGCCGGCTCGCGCGGCCTCGCGCTGGGCGGATTGGGCGGGGCGTTCGGCGGCCTCGCCGCGCTGCGCCAGAAGAAGCTCGAGAGCCAGACGATGCTCACGCTCGTCGCGGTGAAGACCGGGGTTCAGGAAGCGGTCGCGACGGGATCGGCCCGCAAGCGCGATCTCAGCATCATCGGCGGCGGCCTGGCCGGGCTCGGCCTGGGCCTGCTCGGCGGCGAGGCGAGCACCGATATCGGCAAGGTCACCTCCGCCGCGCTGCTCGATGCCTATCGCCGGCTCGTGCCGCAGATACCGGCGGTGCGCGAGGGGCGCGTGGCGGTGACCACCCAGGTGCCGGAAGCCGAGCGTTAG
- a CDS encoding threonine ammonia-lyase, which produces MIGHEAVREAAARIAGKIVQTPVLYSDAISRLTGAEVWLKLDTLQVTGAFKERGAANRLALLSADERARGVAAMSAGNHAQAVARHAGLLGIRAVIVMPAITPATKVTRTARWGAEVVLHGDSLAGAAAHARALAERDGLVFIHPYDDDAVIAGQGTLGLELIAAVPDLDAMLVPVGGGGLAAGCALAALGAGRPIAVHGVEVDSYAAMAQELSGAPVAVGGSTIAEGIAVRDVGRRPLAILRAHGAGVLTVSEHRIEQAIALLAEEAKIVAEGAGAAGVAALLDQGARFRGRTVGVPVCGANIDNRALANVLQRVMIRDGRMVRLVLDIPDRPGVLGEIATLIGRAGANIIEVAHHRLFTSPSVQAARLEVMFEARDASHGETVVEALRAQFAVTRL; this is translated from the coding sequence GTGATCGGGCATGAGGCGGTGCGGGAAGCGGCGGCGCGGATCGCGGGCAAGATCGTGCAGACGCCCGTGCTGTACAGCGATGCGATCAGCCGGCTGACCGGGGCCGAGGTGTGGCTCAAGCTCGATACGCTGCAGGTCACCGGCGCCTTCAAGGAACGCGGCGCGGCCAACCGGCTGGCGCTGCTGAGCGCGGACGAGCGGGCGCGCGGCGTGGCGGCGATGTCGGCGGGCAATCACGCCCAGGCGGTGGCGCGCCATGCCGGGCTGCTCGGCATCCGCGCGGTGATCGTGATGCCGGCGATCACCCCCGCCACCAAGGTCACGCGCACCGCGCGCTGGGGCGCCGAGGTGGTGCTGCATGGCGACAGCCTCGCCGGGGCGGCGGCGCATGCCCGCGCGCTGGCCGAGCGCGACGGGCTCGTCTTCATCCATCCCTATGACGATGACGCGGTCATCGCCGGCCAGGGCACGCTCGGGCTGGAGCTGATCGCGGCGGTGCCCGATCTCGACGCGATGCTGGTGCCGGTGGGCGGCGGCGGGCTGGCGGCGGGCTGCGCGCTGGCGGCGCTGGGCGCGGGCCGGCCGATCGCGGTGCATGGCGTCGAGGTGGATAGCTATGCGGCGATGGCGCAGGAATTGTCCGGCGCGCCGGTGGCGGTGGGCGGCAGCACCATCGCCGAAGGCATTGCCGTGCGCGATGTCGGGCGCCGGCCGCTCGCCATCTTGCGCGCCCATGGCGCGGGCGTGCTGACGGTGAGCGAACATCGCATCGAACAGGCGATCGCGCTGCTCGCCGAGGAGGCCAAGATCGTCGCCGAGGGCGCGGGCGCGGCCGGCGTCGCCGCGCTGCTCGATCAGGGCGCGCGCTTCCGCGGCCGCACCGTCGGCGTGCCGGTGTGCGGCGCCAATATCGACAATCGCGCGCTCGCCAACGTGCTCCAGCGCGTGATGATCCGTGACGGGCGCATGGTTCGGCTGGTGCTCGACATCCCCGATCGGCCCGGGGTGCTCGGCGAGATCGCGACGCTGATCGGCCGCGCCGGCGCCAATATCATCGAGGTGGCGCATCACCGCCTGTTCACCTCGCCGAGCGTGCAGGCGGCGCGGCTCGAGGTGATGTTCGAGGCGCGCGACGCGAGCCATGGCGAGACGGTGGTCGAGGCGCTTCGCGCCCAGTTCGCCGTCACCCGCCTCTAG
- a CDS encoding Hsp70 family protein has product MSLILGLDFGTTNSVAAIAGAPGAAPALISFAGPAGTSPLFRSALCFWQEAGAPDGLAREAGPWAISEYLGFPEDSRFLQSFKSVAASASFEQASLFTRRYRFEDLGRIFLSRLAAHAGGALDGRIARLIVGRPIDYAGQRPDPALARARYDAMFAGLADEIVYVYEPLGAAFDYAAGLDRAATVLVADFGGGTSDFSVVRVAEPGAARRCRPLGHAGIGIAGDRFDYRLLDRLVLPLLGKGGQYRSFDKLLEIPRSWFSDFADWSRLALMRTPRTLAELERLRRAALDPEAIGRMIGVIEHELGYPLYEAVGQTKRALSTAERAPFRFEGGGLRIEAEVTRDAFERWIAEDIAAIEATLDRALAAAGVTADAIDRVFLTGGTSLIPRVRRLFTQRFSADRIAGGDEFTSIAQGLARIGTEADPGAWAS; this is encoded by the coding sequence ATGTCCCTGATCCTCGGCCTCGATTTCGGCACCACCAACAGCGTGGCGGCGATCGCCGGCGCGCCCGGCGCGGCGCCCGCGCTGATCTCCTTCGCCGGCCCCGCCGGCACATCGCCGCTGTTCCGCTCCGCGCTCTGCTTCTGGCAGGAAGCCGGCGCGCCCGATGGGCTGGCGCGCGAGGCCGGACCCTGGGCGATCAGCGAATATCTGGGCTTTCCGGAGGACAGCCGCTTTCTCCAGAGCTTCAAGTCCGTCGCGGCGAGCGCCAGCTTCGAACAGGCGAGCCTGTTCACGCGCCGCTACCGCTTCGAGGATCTCGGCCGCATCTTCCTGTCGAGGCTCGCCGCCCATGCCGGCGGCGCGCTCGACGGGCGGATCGCGCGGCTGATCGTCGGCCGCCCGATCGATTATGCCGGCCAGCGCCCCGATCCCGCGCTCGCCCGCGCCCGCTACGACGCGATGTTCGCCGGCCTCGCCGACGAGATCGTCTATGTCTACGAGCCACTCGGCGCCGCCTTCGACTATGCCGCCGGGCTCGATCGCGCCGCGACCGTGCTGGTCGCCGATTTCGGCGGCGGCACCAGCGATTTCTCGGTGGTGCGCGTGGCCGAACCGGGCGCGGCGCGGCGCTGCCGCCCGCTCGGCCATGCCGGCATCGGCATCGCCGGCGACCGTTTCGATTACCGCCTGCTCGATCGGCTGGTGCTGCCGCTGCTCGGCAAGGGCGGCCAATATCGCTCCTTCGACAAGCTGCTGGAGATTCCCCGCAGCTGGTTCAGCGATTTCGCCGATTGGTCGCGGCTGGCGCTGATGCGCACGCCGCGCACGCTGGCCGAGCTGGAGCGGCTGCGCCGCGCCGCGCTCGATCCCGAGGCGATCGGCCGCATGATCGGCGTGATCGAGCATGAACTCGGCTATCCGCTGTACGAGGCGGTGGGCCAGACCAAGCGCGCCCTGTCGACCGCCGAACGGGCGCCCTTCCGCTTCGAGGGCGGCGGGCTGCGGATCGAGGCCGAGGTGACGCGCGACGCCTTCGAGCGCTGGATCGCTGAGGATATCGCCGCGATCGAGGCGACGCTCGACCGCGCGCTCGCCGCCGCCGGGGTGACGGCGGACGCGATCGATCGCGTCTTCCTCACCGGAGGCACCTCGCTCATCCCCCGAGTCCGCCGCCTCTTCACGCAGCGCTTTTCCGCCGACCGCATCGCCGGCGGCGACGAATTCACCTCGATCGCCCAGGGGCTCGCGCGGATCGGCACCGAGGCCGATCCGGGCGCCTGGGCCAGCTGA
- a CDS encoding 2-hydroxyacid dehydrogenase encodes MAKPDLLIPAPMHPRVAAALAAFATVHQPWQADDPAAALAAVAPRVRGLAVSTLAGTVDAAMLDRFPALEIVASFGVGYERVDAAAAAARDVIVTNTPGVLDEEVADLTLGLLLATLRQIPQADHHVRAGRWPEGAFPLSPSLRGRRVGLIGMGGIGRAIARRLEGFAVPIAYHSRHRRDDLAYAYHASPIALAEASDVLIAIVPGGAATRHLIDASVLRALGPAGVLINVARGSVVDEAALIAALEAGTLLAAGLDVFADEPHVPAALTAHPRCVLLPHIGSASEVTRAAMADRVVANLEAWFTGAPVPDPVAEAAALARRAQAARPA; translated from the coding sequence ATGGCCAAGCCCGATCTGCTGATCCCCGCGCCCATGCACCCGCGCGTCGCCGCCGCGCTGGCGGCGTTCGCCACCGTCCACCAGCCCTGGCAGGCGGACGATCCGGCGGCGGCGCTGGCCGCCGTGGCGCCGCGCGTGCGCGGGCTGGCGGTGAGCACGCTCGCCGGCACCGTCGACGCCGCCATGCTCGACCGGTTTCCGGCGCTCGAAATCGTGGCGAGCTTCGGCGTCGGCTATGAGCGGGTGGATGCCGCGGCGGCGGCGGCGCGCGACGTGATCGTCACCAACACCCCCGGCGTGCTCGACGAGGAGGTGGCCGATCTGACGCTGGGCCTGCTGCTCGCGACGCTGCGCCAGATCCCGCAGGCGGATCACCATGTCCGCGCCGGGCGCTGGCCGGAGGGCGCCTTCCCGCTCTCGCCGAGCCTGCGCGGGCGGCGCGTGGGGCTGATCGGCATGGGCGGGATCGGCCGCGCGATCGCGCGCCGGCTGGAAGGCTTCGCGGTGCCGATCGCCTATCACAGCCGCCACCGCCGCGACGATCTCGCCTATGCCTATCACGCAAGCCCGATCGCTTTGGCCGAAGCGAGCGACGTGCTGATCGCGATCGTCCCCGGCGGCGCGGCGACGCGCCACCTGATCGACGCTTCGGTGCTGCGCGCGCTAGGCCCGGCGGGCGTGCTCATCAATGTCGCGCGCGGCAGCGTGGTCGACGAGGCGGCGCTGATCGCCGCGCTCGAGGCCGGCACGCTGCTCGCCGCCGGGCTCGACGTGTTCGCCGACGAGCCGCACGTGCCGGCGGCGTTGACCGCGCATCCGCGCTGCGTGCTGCTGCCGCATATCGGCTCCGCCTCGGAGGTGACGCGCGCCGCCATGGCCGATCGCGTCGTCGCCAATCTCGAGGCCTGGTTCACGGGCGCGCCGGTGCCCGATCCCGTGGCCGAGGCGGCGGCGCTCGCCCGCCGCGCCCAGGCCGCGCGCCCGGCTTAG
- a CDS encoding efflux transporter outer membrane subunit — protein MIRSVLPLLAATALSACAVGPDYVRPAPPAASAQPFLGAGLAGADPARPVDAQWWRLYDDPVLTALIGDALGANTDLRQAVARLERARASLRGARADRLPSTDLSASTTYRRLPSWQTLGAGRQYWSVDAGLEAAYEVDLFGRVKRGIEAARADAAAAQADRDAVQVAIVADTARAYAEAMAGDVQIGVARRTVDLIERSRRVTEARVAAGTAERLDLIRITALRDQRLAEVAPLEAARDAALFRLATLTGRAPAALPETVRTGGRLPRLAQPIPIGDGAALIARRPDVRAAERRLAAETARIGVATADLYPRISLGGQIGSTSAGLSDVFGGGPFRWLLGPLISWNFPNQEATRARIAAARADSQGALAGFDGAVLTALQETETALSAYAHEIDRHQALVAAREAAARAARVSLARQREGTIDFLSVLDAQRTLADAEAALAASDARLAYAQIDLFKALGGGWQARTG, from the coding sequence ATGATCCGTTCGGTCCTGCCGCTGCTCGCCGCCACCGCCTTGTCCGCCTGCGCGGTCGGGCCGGACTATGTCCGCCCCGCCCCGCCGGCGGCCAGCGCCCAGCCCTTTCTCGGCGCGGGGCTGGCCGGCGCCGATCCCGCCCGGCCGGTCGATGCCCAATGGTGGCGCCTCTATGACGATCCCGTCCTCACCGCGCTGATCGGCGACGCGCTCGGCGCCAACACCGATCTCCGCCAGGCCGTGGCGCGGCTGGAACGCGCCCGCGCCAGCCTGCGCGGCGCCCGCGCCGATCGCCTGCCCAGCACCGATCTGTCCGCCTCCACCACCTATCGGCGCCTGCCGTCCTGGCAGACCCTGGGCGCCGGTCGCCAATATTGGAGCGTCGATGCCGGGCTGGAGGCCGCCTATGAGGTGGATCTGTTCGGCCGGGTGAAGCGCGGCATCGAGGCGGCGCGCGCCGATGCCGCCGCCGCCCAGGCCGATCGCGACGCGGTGCAGGTGGCGATCGTCGCCGATACCGCGCGCGCCTATGCCGAAGCCATGGCCGGCGACGTGCAGATCGGCGTCGCGCGCCGGACGGTCGATCTGATCGAGCGCTCGCGCCGCGTCACCGAAGCGCGCGTCGCGGCGGGCACCGCCGAGCGGCTCGATCTGATCCGCATCACCGCGCTGCGCGACCAGCGGCTGGCCGAGGTGGCGCCGCTCGAGGCGGCGCGCGACGCCGCGCTGTTCCGCCTCGCCACGCTCACCGGGCGCGCTCCGGCGGCGCTGCCCGAGACGGTCCGCACCGGCGGGCGGCTGCCCCGGCTCGCACAGCCGATCCCGATCGGCGATGGCGCGGCGCTGATCGCGCGCCGCCCCGATGTGCGCGCCGCCGAGCGCCGGCTGGCGGCGGAAACGGCGCGCATCGGCGTCGCCACCGCGGATCTCTATCCGCGCATCTCGCTCGGCGGCCAGATCGGTTCGACCAGCGCGGGCCTGTCGGACGTGTTCGGCGGCGGCCCGTTCCGCTGGCTGCTGGGGCCGCTGATCAGCTGGAACTTCCCCAATCAGGAAGCGACGCGGGCGCGCATCGCCGCCGCCCGTGCCGACAGCCAGGGCGCGCTCGCCGGCTTCGATGGCGCCGTGCTCACCGCGCTCCAGGAGACGGAAACCGCGCTCTCCGCCTATGCGCACGAGATCGATCGCCACCAGGCGCTGGTGGCGGCGCGCGAGGCGGCGGCGCGCGCGGCGCGGGTCAGCCTCGCCCGCCAGCGCGAGGGCACGATCGATTTCCTGAGCGTGCTCGATGCCCAGCGCACACTGGCCGATGCCGAGGCCGCGCTCGCCGCCTCCGACGCGCGGCTCGCCTATGCGCAGATCGATCTGTTCAAGGCGCTCGGCGGCGGCTGGCAGGCGCGGACCGGCTGA